The following are encoded in a window of Geotrypetes seraphini chromosome 5, aGeoSer1.1, whole genome shotgun sequence genomic DNA:
- the DCTPP1 gene encoding dCTP pyrophosphatase 1 has translation MALKEAGVNGTMENEKDASEGFQFSASPSLEDIRQLQAKFAAERDWDQYHQPRNLLLALVGEVGEVAELFQWKGEVAPGLPGWTASERESLAHELSDVLIYLVELAEKCCVDLPKAVLAKMAINACKYPASKVQGSAKKYTEYQD, from the exons ATGGCCTTAAAGGAAGCTGGTGTCAATGGGACAATGGAGAATGAAAAAGATGCTTCAGAAGGCTTTCAGTTCAGTGCTTCTCCCTCCCTTGAGGACAT TCGGCAGCTGCAAGCAAAGTTCGCTGCAGAGAGGGACTGGGACCAGTATCATCAGCCACGCAACTTGCTGCTAGCACTGGTTGGGGAAGTTGGAGAAGTGGCTGAGCTTTT TCAGTGGAAGGGAGAAGTGGCCCCAGGGCTTCCAGGCTGGACAGCATCGGAGCGCGAATCCCTTGCACATGAACTAAGTGATGTCCTCATCTATTTGGTAGAGCTGGCTGAGAAATGTTGTGTGGACCTTCCAAAGGCTGTCCTTGCCAAGATGGCCATCAACGCCTGCAAGTACCCTGCCAGCAAAGTGCAGGGGTCAGCCAAGAAGTACACAGAGTACCAGGACTGA